In Syntrophorhabdus sp., a single window of DNA contains:
- a CDS encoding cupin domain-containing protein, with product MSIGERIKVLRQAKNLTQEELATRAGLTKGFISQVERNLTSLSVESLIGILDALDEKPSNFFNGAFEEKIVFKLKDRVDLEMEGVKGFEILVPAAQNRLLDPALLELRSGERTPEGEPHEGEEFGFVLSGSVELVLGGKPQKVKKGECFYYKATRKHYIINKRKATAVLLWVSSPPNF from the coding sequence ATGAGCATAGGGGAAAGGATCAAGGTGTTGAGGCAGGCGAAGAACCTCACCCAGGAGGAACTGGCGACGAGGGCGGGGCTGACGAAGGGTTTCATCTCCCAGGTGGAGAGAAATCTGACATCTCTGTCCGTTGAAAGCCTCATCGGGATACTCGACGCTCTTGACGAGAAGCCTTCGAACTTTTTCAATGGGGCCTTCGAGGAGAAGATCGTTTTCAAGCTCAAGGACAGGGTCGATCTCGAGATGGAGGGCGTGAAGGGTTTTGAGATACTCGTGCCTGCGGCGCAGAACCGCCTGCTGGACCCGGCCCTCCTCGAGCTCAGGTCCGGCGAAAGGACCCCGGAGGGGGAACCCCACGAGGGAGAAGAGTTTGGTTTTGTCCTTTCCGGAAGCGTGGAACTGGTATTGGGCGGAAAACCCCAGAAAGTGAAGAAAGGCGAGTGTTTTTACTATAAGGCAACGCGGAAGCATTACATCATAAACAAGCGAAAGGCGACGGCAGTCCTGTTGTGGGTATCTTCTCCTCCGAATTTCTAG
- a CDS encoding arginine decarboxylase, pyruvoyl-dependent → MIVKTPAKFFLVSGSSDGFSLLNAFDGALLASGVGDTNLVRMSSILPPGCQEMRPRPAALPQGALVPVAYASLTSDVPGEVISAAVAIGIPQDPSLAGLIMEYSARAEERVVLEQVRKMAEKGMELRKRPIREIMAISATFKVAAIGAVFAGVVLWD, encoded by the coding sequence TTGATTGTCAAAACACCTGCAAAGTTTTTTCTTGTCAGCGGTTCGTCCGATGGTTTTTCGTTGCTCAACGCTTTTGACGGAGCCCTTCTGGCTTCGGGTGTGGGCGATACGAACCTGGTCAGGATGAGCAGTATCCTGCCTCCCGGCTGCCAGGAGATGAGGCCCCGCCCGGCGGCGCTCCCGCAGGGGGCGCTCGTGCCCGTCGCGTATGCCTCACTGACGAGCGATGTTCCGGGAGAAGTGATATCGGCTGCCGTTGCGATAGGGATACCTCAGGACCCGTCCCTTGCCGGCCTTATCATGGAGTATTCAGCGAGGGCGGAAGAGAGGGTCGTCCTCGAGCAGGTCAGAAAGATGGCCGAGAAGGGGATGGAACTCCGAAAACGGCCCATCAGGGAAATAATGGCCATATCTGCCACGTTCAAGGTCGCTGCCATCGGCGCCGTCTTCGCCGGTGTCGTGCTGTGGGACTGA
- the speB gene encoding agmatinase, whose product MEGVFHNRYISSRPDEGGAGIVILGCPLDVTSSFRGGSKFGPESLRRASWTLETYSPDLELDLDEMDLFDAGDLELPQGNLPGSLDRIERSAAKIIAPGRKPLFLGGEHLVTYPLVKSMMMSFPRLQLVHFDAHCDLRDEYDGEKLSHATVMKRVRELGVSRMYQIGIRSGTRQEFAELSPVHSPAALAAGLDRDVPVYISFDIDVFDPSLVSGVTTPEPGGLTFREVMDHLSVLRGMDIVGADLVELAPDYDTTFVSSVCAAKVAREIIMLLHSGIK is encoded by the coding sequence ATGGAAGGTGTTTTTCACAACAGGTATATATCTTCCCGACCCGACGAAGGGGGGGCGGGTATCGTGATCCTGGGCTGCCCGCTCGATGTCACGTCGTCCTTTCGGGGCGGGTCGAAATTCGGCCCCGAGAGCTTGAGGAGGGCATCGTGGACCCTGGAGACGTACAGTCCCGACCTCGAGCTCGACCTCGACGAGATGGATCTCTTCGATGCGGGTGACCTCGAGCTTCCCCAGGGTAATCTCCCCGGCTCCCTCGATCGCATCGAGAGATCGGCGGCGAAGATCATCGCGCCCGGCCGCAAACCCCTTTTCCTGGGGGGAGAGCACCTCGTGACATACCCTCTTGTGAAGTCCATGATGATGTCTTTCCCGCGGCTCCAGCTTGTCCATTTTGACGCCCATTGTGACCTGAGGGACGAATATGATGGCGAGAAGCTCTCTCACGCCACGGTGATGAAGCGCGTCAGGGAACTCGGCGTGTCGCGGATGTACCAGATAGGCATACGGTCGGGCACAAGGCAGGAGTTCGCGGAGCTGTCCCCTGTTCACTCGCCCGCGGCGCTTGCCGCAGGCCTCGACAGGGATGTTCCCGTCTATATCAGCTTCGACATCGACGTCTTCGATCCCTCTCTCGTGTCCGGTGTGACGACCCCGGAGCCGGGAGGGCTCACGTTCAGGGAGGTCATGGACCACCTCAGCGTCCTTAGGGGAATGGACATCGTTGGCGCCGACCTCGTGGAACTGGCCCCGGACTACGATACCACCTTCGTTTCCTCCGTATGCGCCGCCAAGGTAGCGAGGGAGATCATCATGCTCCTGCATTCCGGCATCAAGTAG
- a CDS encoding saccharopine dehydrogenase family protein has translation MNNKDHGRIMIIGAGGVATVAAHKCAQVPGVFKDILIASRTLAKCDAIRDDIRLRYGRDVRTAEVDADNVPALVSLIGSFRPDAVLNLALPYQDLHIMDACLETGVHYIDTANYEPLDEAHFEYSWQWAYQDRFREKGIMALLGSGFDPGVTNVFAAYAQKHLFDEIHYLDILDCNAGTHGHVFATNFNPEINIREVTQVVRHWRQGEWIETPAIIEEGSVHFTFDYPVAGRKESYLLYHEELESLARNIKGLKKARFWMTFSENYLTHLKVLRNVGMTRIDEVEYEGHRVVPIKFLKALLPEPASLGTKYTGKTVIGNIMTGVKGAGTITRYIYNVCDHEEAFGETGTQAIAYTTGVPAMIGAMMVLTGVWQGTGVFNMEDLDPDPFMEALGKYGLPWQVMEHTPLPQEP, from the coding sequence ATGAACAACAAGGACCATGGAAGGATAATGATAATCGGGGCGGGAGGGGTTGCCACGGTAGCCGCCCACAAATGCGCGCAGGTGCCCGGGGTCTTCAAGGATATCCTCATCGCCAGCCGGACCCTGGCGAAGTGCGACGCCATCAGGGATGACATCAGGCTGAGATACGGCAGGGACGTCAGAACGGCTGAGGTGGATGCCGACAACGTACCGGCCCTCGTTTCTCTCATAGGGTCCTTCAGACCCGACGCGGTCCTCAACCTGGCCCTGCCCTACCAGGACCTGCATATCATGGACGCCTGCCTCGAGACGGGTGTGCATTACATAGACACCGCCAACTATGAGCCCCTCGACGAGGCCCATTTTGAGTACAGCTGGCAATGGGCGTATCAGGACCGGTTCCGCGAGAAAGGGATCATGGCCCTTCTCGGGTCCGGCTTCGACCCCGGGGTGACGAACGTCTTTGCGGCTTACGCGCAAAAGCACCTTTTCGACGAGATACACTACCTTGACATCCTCGACTGCAACGCGGGGACACACGGTCACGTCTTCGCGACCAACTTCAACCCCGAGATCAACATCCGGGAGGTCACGCAGGTGGTGCGTCACTGGAGACAGGGGGAGTGGATCGAGACGCCCGCGATCATCGAAGAGGGCAGTGTTCATTTCACCTTCGATTACCCCGTTGCCGGGAGAAAAGAGAGTTATCTCCTGTACCACGAGGAACTGGAATCTCTTGCCAGGAACATAAAGGGGTTGAAGAAGGCCAGGTTCTGGATGACCTTTTCCGAGAACTACCTGACCCACCTCAAGGTCCTTCGGAACGTTGGCATGACGAGGATAGACGAGGTCGAATACGAGGGGCACAGGGTGGTCCCGATAAAGTTCCTCAAGGCCCTCCTTCCCGAGCCGGCCTCGCTGGGCACGAAGTACACGGGGAAGACCGTCATCGGCAACATCATGACGGGAGTGAAGGGCGCCGGCACCATCACCCGCTACATTTACAACGTCTGCGATCACGAGGAGGCGTTCGGGGAGACAGGTACGCAGGCGATCGCCTACACGACGGGCGTGCCCGCCATGATCGGCGCGATGATGGTGCTCACGGGCGTCTGGCAGGGCACGGGGGTGTTCAACATGGAAGACCTCGACCCCGACCCCTTTATGGAAGCCTTGGGGAAATACGGCCTTCCCTGGCAGGTCATGGAGCACACGCCTTTGCCGCAGGAGCCGTGA
- the nspC gene encoding carboxynorspermidine decarboxylase → MEARSKVFREAKENAPGIAEGIAHTPAYLIDENLIEENMRVLRYVKDRTGCRILHALKAYASFATFGVMTPYLDGVCASGANEARLGREEFGKEVHTFGAAYGEKDMRAVLKYSDCVIFNSFHQLGRYGKAARRLGRDVGLRVNPGYAEVETPMYNPCAPRSRLGVVHDEFERSFPAFAGEVTGLHFHAMCEQNSDVLQRVLTSFERLYGRYLQGLTWVNFGGGHHVTRDDYDLERLIRLINDFKKKYGVKVYLEPGEASVYHAGLLVSTVLDIVKNEMDIAIMDASAETHMPDVLLMPYRPHVIDSAEPGVKEHTYRLAGPSCLAGDVVGDYSFDEPLRRGTRLLFTDMALYSIVKSTTFNGIGLPDIAVLRKGGVVEIVRRFGYRDYRNRQS, encoded by the coding sequence ATGGAGGCGCGCTCGAAGGTCTTCCGGGAGGCAAAGGAGAACGCTCCCGGGATCGCTGAAGGCATTGCGCACACTCCCGCCTACCTCATAGACGAGAACCTCATCGAGGAGAACATGCGTGTCCTGCGATATGTCAAGGACAGGACGGGGTGCAGGATACTCCATGCGCTGAAGGCCTATGCGTCCTTTGCCACCTTCGGGGTGATGACACCTTACCTCGACGGGGTATGTGCCAGCGGCGCCAACGAGGCAAGGCTGGGACGGGAGGAATTCGGAAAAGAGGTCCACACCTTCGGAGCGGCCTATGGCGAGAAGGACATGCGGGCAGTCCTCAAATATTCGGATTGTGTCATCTTCAACTCCTTCCATCAGCTCGGCAGGTACGGAAAAGCGGCGAGGCGTCTCGGGCGTGATGTGGGTCTTCGGGTGAACCCGGGGTATGCCGAGGTTGAGACGCCGATGTACAACCCCTGTGCTCCCCGTTCGAGACTGGGGGTGGTGCACGACGAGTTCGAGCGGAGCTTTCCCGCCTTTGCCGGGGAGGTCACGGGCCTGCATTTTCACGCGATGTGCGAGCAGAACTCCGATGTCCTGCAAAGGGTCCTCACGTCCTTCGAGCGGCTTTACGGGCGCTACCTGCAGGGCCTCACATGGGTGAACTTCGGTGGAGGCCACCACGTGACCAGGGACGACTACGACCTGGAACGCCTTATCAGGCTCATCAATGACTTCAAGAAGAAATACGGTGTTAAGGTGTACCTGGAGCCCGGTGAAGCCAGCGTCTATCATGCCGGGTTGCTCGTCTCCACCGTTCTGGATATCGTAAAGAACGAAATGGATATCGCCATCATGGATGCCTCCGCGGAAACCCACATGCCCGACGTGCTCCTCATGCCTTACAGGCCTCACGTGATCGATTCCGCCGAACCCGGGGTGAAGGAGCACACATACCGCCTGGCCGGCCCAAGCTGCCTGGCGGGTGATGTCGTCGGGGACTATTCTTTCGACGAGCCCCTGAGGCGGGGCACGAGGCTTCTTTTTACCGACATGGCCCTCTACAGCATCGTCAAGAGCACGACATTCAACGGCATCGGGCTTCCCGATATAGCGGTGCTGAGAAAAGGCGGCGTGGTTGAGATCGTCAGGCGGTTCGGCTACAGGGATTACCGGAACAGGCAATCCTGA
- a CDS encoding PAS domain S-box protein, with the protein MSHSRTVLLVENEAKTAEARRRTLEGCGCTVVIAASGEEAVEKVRSGGDIDLVVANVDLGAGMSGPETAQAIIAERSIPVLLCFHTRSFRQGNADSSRDAVWYGCTMAVSDDARLETSVRTVLEAHGARGGTTDRYAAEGDRGGRERYRALMDQASDAIIIADVKGNFLEVNRRAAELLGYTKRELVGMTPLDIHPKEERERVAHHFAGIAAGQIEGLYDTSVLTKNGDIIPVDITGSPVKYAGRTLVQGIFRDITDHKRMEDELKMHRDHLGKLVADRTARIREEVARRKKKEEQYLALVESVREWIWETDGDFVHTYVSSRVYDVLGYSPEEVIGKSPFDFIPPEERTRALTVLKDLLSRKQHFATFQTMARHKEGHSIYIQASGIPYFDEAGNLLGYRGSCQDITDQKNMMNALKERERELVAKSQTLEEVNAALKVLLNQREEDRKELEGKFVSNIKEMILPYILKMQKGQRDPRAKAYLDIVTTNLNEIISPFLNTIRQLNLTPREIEVASFIREGRTTKEIAQILGVATSAVDSHRNNMRIKLGLNKKKINLRSYLLSLK; encoded by the coding sequence ATGAGTCACAGCAGGACCGTTCTTCTCGTGGAGAACGAGGCGAAAACCGCCGAGGCGCGCCGACGGACCCTCGAGGGATGCGGCTGCACCGTGGTCATCGCCGCATCGGGTGAAGAGGCAGTGGAGAAGGTCCGCTCGGGTGGCGATATCGATCTCGTCGTTGCCAACGTCGACCTGGGCGCCGGTATGAGCGGGCCGGAGACGGCTCAAGCCATTATCGCCGAAAGAAGCATACCCGTTCTTCTGTGTTTCCATACCCGTTCTTTTCGACAGGGCAACGCGGACAGTAGCCGGGATGCGGTCTGGTACGGATGTACCATGGCTGTGTCCGATGATGCCCGGCTCGAGACTTCCGTCCGGACGGTGTTGGAGGCGCACGGAGCGCGCGGAGGGACGACGGACCGGTACGCCGCGGAAGGCGACAGGGGTGGTCGGGAGAGATACCGGGCGCTCATGGACCAGGCGAGCGATGCCATCATCATCGCTGATGTGAAGGGGAATTTCCTGGAGGTCAACCGCCGAGCCGCGGAACTTCTCGGTTACACAAAGAGGGAACTGGTGGGTATGACCCCTCTCGACATCCACCCGAAGGAGGAGCGGGAGAGGGTCGCGCACCACTTCGCGGGGATAGCGGCGGGACAGATAGAGGGCCTGTACGATACCAGCGTGCTGACGAAGAATGGGGACATCATTCCCGTCGACATAACGGGTTCCCCGGTGAAGTACGCAGGCAGGACACTGGTCCAGGGGATCTTCAGGGACATCACGGACCACAAGAGGATGGAGGACGAGCTGAAGATGCACCGCGACCATCTTGGCAAGCTGGTCGCGGATCGCACCGCCCGGATCCGGGAGGAGGTTGCCAGGAGGAAGAAAAAGGAAGAGCAATACCTGGCCCTTGTGGAATCGGTGAGAGAGTGGATATGGGAGACGGATGGGGATTTTGTGCACACCTATGTGAGTTCGAGGGTGTATGACGTGCTCGGGTACAGTCCAGAGGAAGTGATAGGGAAAAGCCCCTTCGATTTCATCCCCCCGGAGGAAAGGACCCGGGCGCTGACTGTCCTCAAGGACCTCCTTTCCCGGAAGCAGCACTTTGCCACCTTTCAGACCATGGCCCGCCACAAAGAGGGACATTCCATATATATTCAGGCGAGCGGTATCCCCTATTTTGATGAGGCGGGAAACCTTCTCGGCTATCGCGGCAGCTGCCAGGACATCACGGACCAGAAGAACATGATGAATGCCCTGAAGGAAAGGGAAAGGGAGCTTGTCGCGAAGTCGCAGACGCTGGAAGAGGTCAACGCGGCCCTCAAGGTTCTCCTGAATCAGCGGGAAGAGGACAGAAAAGAGCTGGAGGGGAAGTTCGTTTCCAACATCAAGGAGATGATCCTTCCCTATATTCTGAAGATGCAGAAGGGCCAGCGCGACCCCAGGGCAAAGGCCTACCTCGATATCGTCACGACCAATCTCAACGAGATCATATCACCCTTTCTCAACACCATACGGCAACTGAACCTGACTCCCCGGGAGATCGAGGTGGCCTCCTTTATCAGGGAAGGCAGGACGACGAAGGAGATAGCCCAGATCCTCGGCGTGGCGACGAGCGCCGTGGATTCCCACCGGAACAACATGAGGATCAAACTTGGGCTCAACAAGAAAAAGATCAACCTGCGCTCCTACCTTCTGTCGCTCAAATAG
- a CDS encoding radical SAM protein, whose protein sequence is MNIREITARSALTKTGIGGYDYCLNPYVGCGHGCRYCYAAFMKRFTGHSEPWGDFVDVKANVADVLRRQLRRIRGGTLLIGTVTDPYQPLEKRYCLTRDCLTALVPSSLEVHVLTRSPLVVRDTDVLKELSRVEVGLSITTNREDVKRVFEPRAPSIASRVEALKALHDAGLRTYVFVGPLLPMDPAVLASMIEGAADEVLIDRLNYAGKVASLLRSSGLAPLMAMPRVRAAARELHDILTEKGIPVTVLFS, encoded by the coding sequence ATGAACATACGTGAGATAACCGCAAGGAGCGCGCTTACCAAAACAGGTATCGGGGGTTATGATTACTGTCTGAACCCGTACGTGGGCTGCGGTCACGGATGCAGGTACTGCTACGCCGCCTTCATGAAGCGGTTCACGGGGCACTCCGAACCGTGGGGCGACTTCGTCGACGTCAAGGCCAATGTGGCCGATGTCCTGCGGCGGCAGCTCAGACGAATCAGGGGAGGCACCCTTCTCATAGGGACCGTGACGGACCCCTACCAACCGCTGGAAAAGAGATACTGCCTGACGCGGGACTGCCTGACCGCCCTGGTTCCGTCGTCTCTCGAGGTCCATGTCCTGACCCGCTCCCCGCTCGTCGTCAGGGACACGGACGTTCTCAAGGAGCTCTCCCGCGTGGAGGTCGGCCTGTCGATAACAACGAACAGGGAAGACGTGAAGCGGGTCTTCGAACCGCGGGCCCCTTCCATCGCCTCCCGCGTCGAAGCCCTGAAGGCCCTGCACGATGCGGGATTGAGGACCTACGTGTTCGTGGGGCCCCTGCTTCCCATGGATCCCGCTGTCCTTGCGTCGATGATCGAGGGCGCCGCCGACGAAGTCCTCATAGACAGGCTGAACTATGCCGGCAAGGTTGCGAGCCTCCTTCGCTCCTCGGGGCTCGCTCCCCTCATGGCCATGCCCCGCGTGAGGGCCGCTGCCCGGGAACTCCATGATATACTGACGGAAAAGGGGATCCCCGTTACGGTCCTGTTCTCCTGA
- a CDS encoding helix-turn-helix transcriptional regulator has translation MRSAAPSDSPRTAAVRKSDKDTAMRIQGLEETNEALKILLARGEDDKKLVEDRIKSNVKELVLPYVEKLKLTGLTVEQQTYLEIIETTIKNVFSSFLQKITSKQYHFTPKEIQVATLIREGKTTKQIADIMKVTRSAIGLHRHHIRNKLGLGKAKVNLRSYLLSLQ, from the coding sequence ATGAGATCTGCAGCACCGAGCGACTCCCCGAGAACAGCAGCCGTGAGAAAGTCCGACAAGGACACGGCGATGAGAATACAGGGATTAGAGGAAACGAACGAAGCCCTGAAGATCCTCCTCGCCCGCGGAGAGGACGATAAGAAGCTTGTTGAGGACAGGATCAAGTCGAACGTGAAGGAGCTTGTCCTTCCCTACGTGGAAAAGCTGAAACTGACGGGACTCACCGTCGAACAGCAGACCTATCTCGAGATCATAGAGACGACCATCAAGAATGTGTTCTCATCGTTCCTGCAGAAGATAACGTCAAAGCAGTATCATTTCACGCCCAAAGAGATCCAGGTGGCCACACTGATCCGCGAGGGGAAGACGACGAAGCAGATCGCCGATATCATGAAGGTCACGCGCAGCGCCATCGGGCTGCATCGCCATCATATCAGGAACAAGCTGGGCCTCGGCAAGGCCAAGGTGAACTTAAGGTCCTACCTCTTGTCCCTGCAGTAG
- a CDS encoding CoA transferase subunit A gives MNRYPEIADRLMGLDEAVSRFVKDGCQLAIGGFTITRNPMAVAYEIVRQRVKDIHLVCHSHGQALDVLIGAGCVRRLEIAYGGNGRYAPTCVRFKKAVQRAEIEFEDYSNYQMSLRFLAGALSIPFIPTKSGLGSDLMNYEGFPADIRLEEKVASKKYAKMQNPFRDEKDEVVLLPALTPDVTILHAQFVGDDGTVRMKGLTFADLEQAKAADVVIVTCEDIVPRSFIRTDPDQNSLPPFFVDAIVKVPYGAHPTACYGFYDYDPRHLNLYRKMAEDDALFKEYLEEWVYGVGSWEDYLTKVGMEMILKIKANPVIGYAPGLDRK, from the coding sequence ATGAACAGGTATCCAGAGATCGCTGACAGGTTGATGGGTCTCGATGAGGCCGTCTCACGGTTCGTAAAGGATGGTTGCCAGCTAGCCATAGGGGGGTTCACCATTACCCGCAATCCGATGGCGGTCGCGTACGAGATCGTGCGCCAGAGGGTGAAGGACATCCACCTCGTCTGCCATTCCCACGGGCAGGCGCTCGATGTCCTTATAGGCGCGGGGTGTGTCAGGAGACTGGAGATAGCTTACGGGGGCAACGGGCGCTACGCGCCGACGTGCGTGAGGTTCAAGAAGGCCGTACAGCGAGCGGAGATAGAGTTCGAGGACTACTCGAACTACCAGATGTCGTTGAGATTCCTCGCGGGAGCGTTGAGCATCCCCTTCATCCCGACCAAGTCCGGGCTCGGGTCCGACCTCATGAACTATGAAGGTTTCCCGGCCGATATCAGGCTGGAGGAGAAGGTGGCGAGCAAAAAGTACGCGAAGATGCAGAACCCCTTTCGTGACGAAAAGGACGAAGTGGTCCTCCTGCCGGCTCTGACGCCTGATGTCACCATACTGCATGCGCAGTTCGTCGGTGACGACGGCACGGTGCGGATGAAGGGTCTGACCTTTGCGGATCTGGAGCAGGCCAAGGCGGCTGATGTGGTGATCGTTACCTGCGAGGATATAGTACCGAGGTCGTTCATTCGGACGGATCCCGATCAGAATTCATTGCCTCCCTTTTTTGTGGACGCCATTGTCAAGGTTCCCTATGGTGCGCATCCTACGGCATGCTACGGCTTCTACGATTACGATCCGAGACACCTCAATCTTTACCGCAAGATGGCCGAGGATGACGCCCTCTTCAAGGAGTATCTCGAGGAATGGGTCTACGGGGTCGGTTCCTGGGAAGACTATCTCACAAAGGTGGGAATGGAGATGATACTCAAGATCAAGGCCAATCCCGTGATCGGATACGCGCCGGGACTCGACAGGAAATAA